The Sulfolobus sp. A20 genomic interval CGTGACACTGCAAGGAATCATATACTCAATCGCAACGATACTGGGGATTATCTTGTCTCCAGTCTCAGGAATATTGGTGGACAGGTACTCTGCCAGGCTAGTTCTCTTTTCCTTCACCACCTTAGCTTCCTTGTTAAACCTTATTTTGTACTTCGGAATAACTTACAATTTAAGGGATTTTTTACTAGCTTGTGTAATCCTATATTTGAGTTTAATTCCTCCTTTCATTTCGGTAGCATCTAAAGTAATATTGGCTGAGTCTAAGAGACCAGCCCAGGCATATGGGTTATTCTTATCTATAGCCTCAACACCAAGCATTATAGGACCATTCCTAGGCTCTTTTCTGATTAGTAATGGCTTGTCCCTTCTTATCTCCTCTTTTATTAATGTCGTTAGTGCGGTATTGAGATTAAAGGTCTTTGAAGTGAAAGGAAATAATATTGACCAACGCGGAATAATTTCCGGAATAATCTCGGCACTCATGCAGCTTAAACAAAAAAGATTAATGATTTTATCCATTTCCTTGGGTCTGTTTTCCCTTATAGCCTCACCTGACAGTTACATACTGATAATCTACAGCGTTGACCACTTAGGCTTTGATAAAACGACCTTAGGCATATTCTATTCAGTCCAAACCTTATTATATACAGTCGTACCTGCATTGATAGGGAGAATCGCTTCACGGAAAACCTTGATATTAGCGTATATTCTTGAGGGGATTTCTTTTTACTTACTCACAGTCACGGGGTCAACAATTGTTGGCTTTATGATTATGACCCTCTTGGTGTTTTCAGCAATAGCATGGGAGGTATCGTTTTTTGGGGAAGTGGCTAAAATTGGAGGAAGGGGAGTAAAGTTTGGGATTTTGTCTGGCATATCAAGTTCATCTACAGCCATTACCTTGGGATTTTCAGGTTACTTATACCAGATTAGTTCGACCTTGTTATTCTACTCGTACGTAGTGTTGATCCTCTTCTCGTTGCTAGCGTACATAATTGCGTTATACAAAGGCTCCTAACGTTTCCTTAAAATTGAGAGAGATGCGCTTAGGTTATTCTTCTCCATTTTTGTATCAACGCCATTTTACAAAATTTTTGTAAAAATGTTTTTTCTCATATTCTTGAAACTTATCAGCTAACTCGTTAGCCTTCAAACGTATCAGTGTGTAGTCAGTGAACCTTGATTCATGTTTACAAAAGCTACTCTGACTACATTAGATACTCAATTATAAGGGACCGGATAATCAGTACTTATCGGGGACGTATAGTGTGTTGACAACAATTTCATCCATCTCCATAAAATTTTATTCCAACTTATGCCAATAGATTTCGAGTAAATTTTGTTGAAGAATATTTTTAACCATCTCGTCATTGTGTTTCTTGTTAAGTAAGGTGAGTGTTAGGAAATCAAACCTATTCATCTTCTCGCTCTAATAAATAACTCGCCCTCACCCAAAAAAATACTTTTCCACAATAAAGAAAATTCAATATATATCAAACCAAATTGTTGTCCACACACGCCTTAAATGGCGAGGTTTGCCGTTCTTTTTATCACGTCTTACGTATTAGTAACAATAGTGCTATAATTACTATGATAATTATTATTCCTATAATTACATAAGCAATGGGAAAAGATGTAGTATGATAAGTAATTGATGGTGTAGTGGTCGTAGCAATCTTGCTTGTACTCAAATTTGACGAAGGAATTATAGATGTCGTTGTAGTAGTTAATGTTGAAGTAGATGTAGATGAAGTACTTGTTGTAGATGTTGTAGTTGTGCTCGTTGTAGTAGTTGTCGTAGTACTAGTCGTAGTAGTACTAGAAGTCGTAGTAGTCGTTGTAGTTGAAGTACTGGAAGTCGTAGTAGTTATACTAGTCGTAGTAGTACTGGAAGTCGCTACTACGCTTATGACTAACACGATTACTTGAGTTTCTGATGCTGAAGACTCAAGCTCATATATATAGCCTTGATTATATACGGCAATTTCTAGATGTCCAGATTGTCCAGATGATTGAGATGAATGTTCATAAGCTATTGTGCCATTATAATACATTATAATTGTGTTGATCTCTGATAATAATGGGTCAGTAGAAATATAATTAACCCCTGATACAATTATATAATGATTAGCGAAACTAACAGTAAGAGGAGTTTTAATGTCCTTTATGTTAATAACCTTATATTGATTACTTGTTAGATTAACCCTCAATAGGTTGCTTCCTACAATAACGTATAAAGTATCATTTACGATTTTAGAAGAACTTGGTATAATAGTACCAGCTACGGGTATTTTGTATAACACTTTGCCATTAGAGACATTGAGAATGAGGGTAGACGAGGCATTTGATACTATTAAGTAGTTTTGTTCTAAAGAAGCCCCTTCAAATCCAACTACACTTATATTCCACTTTCCTAGAAGGTATATTGCAGAATTAAAGCTTCCAGTTGATGATAAAGGTGTAAGGGAAATAGAAGATGCTATTGAGGGTATTCCAGTAATTACTAATAATCCGTATTTAGTCTGATAAACATTAGTTACGTACGTTCCATTAAATGTGTAAACCTTAGTCGGTGTTATTAGAGTACTCTTATTTACACCTAATGATACGTATACTATCCCATTTGATGTCGGAAAGCCCATAGTGAAGTTATTGAAAAACTTCCAGCCAGTTATGTCAAAGCCATGTAGTATTGTAACATTTGCCTTAGCGTGTTCAATTAAATTTGTGGTATTTATAGGTATGAGTTGTGAAATGTTTACATAAATCGTATTAATTACTGCATATGATTCATTGTATATAAGGATCTCTGAAACTTCACTAACATTTGTGGCATATGGACTAAAAGAGTCAACTAGAAATCCTTCGCTTCTATTTACGAAATATATTAATGATGTTATGTTTACGCCACGAGATTGAAATGAGGTTGATACGAGTTCTGTCGTTACAAGGACACCGTTTCCGTAAGGAAACTCATAATAGCCTATGCCATTCAATGTTATTACATTAACCGTTTTAAGTTGTATTCCCGCGAATGCAATAAGCGATAACAAAAGAATTACAAACATTAAAATGACATTTCTTCTATTCATATTTTTCTCTGAATTTAAAGTGGTATATATATTTTTTGTTCATGATTAAATTGATAATAGAGAGACAAACCTCAAATTTTAAGGTAGAGTAAAAGTTATTAAGACAAAAATATCTCTCGTGTTACTACCCTCTGCTGACCTCTATCCCGCCCTAAAGGGCGAGGTTTGTCCTCCCTTTTTCAACTTAATGAAGATGTGTAGCTGATTATCACTCCAGCAATACCAGAGGTAGTTGTTAGACTATTTCCCAAACGGTTTTCAACAAAGGAGACTAATTAAGTTAGCTGACATAACATCAAAGATGTGGAACGAAGTCAATCATGAGGGAAGACAACAGTTCTTCAAGAAAGAAAAAGTAGACCTAAAAGGTACTTGAGACAAGTATTATGAGAAGTATAAAGGTGTATCGGGAGTTAATGCACAGCTATATTACAGAAGAATAACGAGGGTTGGTCAGCATTCTCCTCCATTATCATTCCTAATCTCTTCCACCAGAGTAACCCCTTAGACCTCAGTAGAACCCTCACCTTTAGGGCAAGTAGGAGGTCAGACCGCTTATAATTCCGCTAATTAATGCTATAGCTCCTAATGTGAATACAAGGAGAAGTATTCTATTACTCTTAGCGAACCTCAGCAACGACTCTATTAGAATTAGGCTGACTAGCGTAGCTACAATTATTGAAATTACCAATGCATTGAGACTTATAATATGTATTACATTAGTTACTGTATGCTTTGAGATAATAACCGAGACCCCTATAGCCCCTAATGCAGCTGGGATTAAGGCTAAGAATGATAGCCTAAAGGCTTCTTCAGGTTTTACGCCAAGTAATAATAACGCTGACGTGGTCATCCCTGACCTACTAACTCCGGGTAATGCTGCTAAGCCTTGAGCTATTCCAATTATTATGAAATCCTTAAGCCTCATGTCCTTTAAGCTTCTATTTGGGACGAATTTCTTTCTAGATAGGTAGATCACTAGCCCATCAATTATTAACACTAAGCCCAGAATACTCATTGGTATTCCAACTACCGGTCCAGTTATCAGATTCACTATAAATAGATAGATAGGAACTCCTACTATTCCAGTGATTATCGTAACCACTATTAAATAAACCAATAGTTTTAAATCACCACCTTTACCCAACTTCACTATTGCCAAAATAACGTTGTACACTTCTCTCCTAAAGTATATTATAGCAGCGAATATGGTTCCTATCTCCATGAACAGTCCAAAGGCATAACCTTGTGAGAAGGACAAACCCAAGATAAGGGTTGAGACCAATAAGATTTGGGTTTTACTACTAATTGGTATCCACTCACTTATACCTTGAACGATCCCTAAAATAATCCCAATTAAGATAGCGTCCATGTGTTGATCAATATAGGAAACGTTAAAAATTTTCCCTATATAGAATAAATAGGCTATATAATTCTATGTAACATATTTTTCAATATTCTAACTATATAGAAATATAAAGGGTAAAATTAATAATATTTATAAATAACATATCCTAGGTAATTGTAGATGAAGTATGAATCCATTTAAGCCATTAGACGATAAAAAGTTGAGTTGGTTTCACTGGAAGTCTTTGATAACCACTGGAATGGGAGTTTTCACTGACGGGTACGATCTATCATCAGTAGGCATAGTGTTATTAACTGTACTCTCAAGCTTCGGGATAACTCAGAAAAGTTCAGACTATGTTCTCTACACATCCCTTATATCTGGCTCTGCCCTAATAGGAGCAGCAATAGGAGCAATAGTTTTCGGTTTGCTCTCGAACATGGGCAGAAAGAAGTTTTATGGGATCGATGTGACTCTTCTAACGATAGGTGCTATTCTTCAAGCTTTCGTGAGCAATCCATTAGAGTTGGTTCTAATTAGACTATTATTGGGCATAGGGGTAGGGGCAGATTACGTCCTATCACCAATGATAATGGCGGAACACTCTAACGCTAAGGATAGGGGGAAAATTATTGCCTTAGGCTTTGGACTCTTTTGGGGCTTTGGTGCTACTACAGCTGCTTTATTATACTTAGCTTTGTCAGCAATTAACTTAAGTCCAGATTTGATTTGGAGGATAGTGTTAGCTTCTGGAGCAATACCAGCTGCTTCAGTCATTTATCTTAGAAGAAAGATTCCAGAAACTGCTAGATTCTTAGGAAGAGTTAAGGGAGATATACCTACCTTGAAAAACGTTGTAAAGGAGGTAACGGGACAAGAAGTTATGATAAGTAAAGACTTGAAGGATTATAATTCGTTTAGCTATTACTTCTCTAAATATTGGCGTAAGTTTCTAGCAGCGTGCATATTATGGTTCCTATTTGACATCGTGGCATATTCTGGAATCTTGTTCGGTCCCTCATTAATAGCTAAGAGTTTAGGAATAAACTCGGGCGTGTTTCAGTTATATATAGAAGCAATCTTCACTATTCCCGGAGGATTGATAGCGTTATCGCTCATAGATAGAGTTGGTAGGAAACCATTGCAAATTATCGGATTTATAGGAATGGCATTATCACTATTTAGCTTTTCGTTATATAAGGATTTCGCAGGACTATATTTCTCACCTTTAATTGCATTTGCAATATACGGGATGAACAATTTCTCATCACAAGTAGGACCGGGCTCAGTGAGCGCTTCCGGGATGTTAGGAGTTGAGCTAAGTCCAACGAAAGTAAGAGGATTCATACAATCCTTAACCGTTGCTTCCGGTAGAATAGGTGCAGCACTAACATCTTTCGTGTTTCCAGCTCTATTTAACGCATACGGAGAGTCCTTCGCAGTTGGGTTCTTAGGCAGTGTGGCTTTAGTCTCTGCCATAATAACTCTGTTATTCATACCAGAGACTAAGAGTAAGCCGTTAGAGGAAGCTTCGGGAGAAACGCTATTAGAGGAGGAGAGAATAATTAAGTAGTTAGTTTTTTATTCAACTGTTTCAATTTTTCAAAACATATGGAGGCAGGCAATGCTAAAAAAATTGTTTCTGTTCTTAACTTAATTATTTCTATCTCCTTACTCGTCTTGATTACGATAATAACTAGGACTGAATTCATTTTACCACCCTTTATTGCGACAGCTTCTACTAAATACGCTGATCCGGATTGGAAAATGAATAGAAACTTAACCGTCTTATCTTCCTATCTACTTTGTAGTGTGATAGCCGTCCTATTCTCCCTTTTTAATCTTAGCTCTATCGTGTACGCTACGTTAGCATCATTCTTATCCTTCCTCGTGGAAGTAGTTTTAAATATAGAACACCCACCCTCATTGTTAGTTACTTTTCTGGGTGTGTTAGAAAAGGTAAAATTATTTTATATATTACACCCAGTCCTCACTGGGGTAATCGTGATTGAAGGAGTAAACTACTTGTTAGTTAGATATTTGGAGCCAAAACTGAAGGGCATATGATATCCTCACTTTGTGAAGTGTTAAGGTATAATTAAAGATGAAAATTATGTAAAAAATTTATGAAATTGGTTGAAAAATAGCTTACGTGTTTAATTCTTTAAGTATTCTATGCTTAGGTTTTCCTTCTAGTATATTCTTTCCGTAATTGATAGTGTTTTTATATTCTTCACTTAGGGTGAATTTTTTAAAAGATTCTATATCCTTCCACTCAGTGTATATTAAGTAGTCTGTGGGATCTTCTACAGACTTGTAAAGCTTAGCTTCAATTAAACCTGAGTTCGTTTTCTTTAATATTCCTAATACCTCGAGGAATTTCTCCTCAAAGTCCTTTTCATATCCCTTCTTTACCTTATAATAAAGTCCTACATTTATCATACCTCATCACCTTTCTAACCATGCTTGTTAATCCCTCCTATAAACTACGTAATGGTATAAAGATATCGCCTCACCCAGCATTATGAATATTAACCCTAGATCGATCCCAAACAAGTTAGAAAGGTAGCCAGTTGCAGGTATTACCCACAGTTGAGAAGCTAATATGACTGCAAAGATGAAGAGGATGCTTATTAATACTTCAGCTATTTTCTTCTTTAGTTCTCTGTTTCTCGGCTTTTCAGGAGTTATTATGGTTTGCTCTTGTTTCTCAATCTTCAGCGCTATTGGCGATATATTCTTTATAGATAGGATAAATACTAACGTAAATAAGGTGAATGCAATTATGGTTAATAGTGACGGGGAAGCGATTAAAGTTACTAGAGCCCCACCAAATAATATAGAAGTTACCAAAAGAATTAAGATGCTTAACGGGTTAGCGATTGCTTTATTATTTGTTTTAGCAGGCATAACGAAAACTCCCACTAAAGTAATGATAGCCGGTGGTAAGTAGACCATCACTTGCTGGGCTATTGGTATTTCTACTCCAGGTGTTAAATCCCCCCAGATCGTTGTTTGTATTAGGTAGGTAATCATTAATATACCAAAGGCCGTGAATAACCTTCTCTTTGTTAGGCTTAGATAAGGCGATCTATCTATGAAAGGGACCAGAATTAGATATAGTAATGGGATGATAACTCCGATAAATAAGAATATCACAACGTCGCTTGTGAAGTCTGCTATCTTATATAGGAATAGGAAGAACCATGGAGGATAAGTTGTAATATGTGCTGCTGCTGGGCTATTAGGTGGAGGGGCAGGTTTAGGATTTAAGAAGGGATTTAGCTGCTGGGGTAAACCGTTTAAGTATGCTAAGGCGTTAGGTATTAGTAGTATGAATCCCCAGGTTAAGAAGATTAGTGACATCATATATACAAAGTTTCTAGGCCACCAAGGATTGAACTTTTGCCACTCTTCTTTTGTATATACTGCAGGAGCTTTATCCTTAACTTTCTTTGAAGGCATCATGCCATAATGTTCAGCTAAGAAGAAGTGGAAGGCGAATAGTAAGCCTATTAGGGCTACGAAGATTATGTGCCAAGCTAAGACTCTTCCATAATCTCCTGCATCATAGTTTCCAAACAGGATAGGAATGAAAATTGATAATCCCGGTATACTGCTTATTATACCTTCGCCAACGTCTACAGCACTCGTAGCTAATGCATCGCCAATAAGACTGTATCCTAAAAAGGCTGTTCCCAAAGTGAGTACAAGCATTATAACTCCAATTATCCATAACAACTCTCTAGGTTTTTTGTATGCTCCAGCAAAATAATTTCTGAACATGTGTACATATGCTAAGATTATCATAGCATATGCACCATAAAGATGACTATATAGTATTACGGAACCGTAGGGCACTTTCTGTATTATGAATTCGGTAGAGGAATATCCTGCCTCTGGATTATAGTATAATAATAAAATCAAACCTGAAATTACTGTATAGATGAACGCAGCAGCTACTAGTGAGCCTAACCAATAATTGACGTTATACATATAATCTGGTGTTCTAAAGAATGGTAAGTCATCCAATCCCAATCTTTCTCTAAACCAATCTGATACTCCCATAAAAATTGATTAATCAATCAAAAATAAAAAAATAAAGCGTTGGACTCATGACGAGAAAGGATTTTCCGTTTCAGTGACTGTTGTTTTATCTCCTACTGGACTTCCAAAACTCGAGCTTAGGTCATCAGTAGGATCTTGTGATGGTATACCATTACTACCGTTAGGATATGTCGCCACACCAACAGATCCTATTGCGTATAAGTAATCTGTTGAAGAGTCCCATTCTAGTATGACACTAGGCAAAGGTCTGACTGTTGGACCAGTTAATACAGCTCCTCCGTGATATGGATCATAAGTTGATCCATGACAGTCACAATGTATCAAAGCTGGTACATTAGCTTCTTTTGCCGCTAATAATGCTGCAGCAGTTAATTGATCTGGTTCTGAAGCTGTTAGCTGTCTTGGATTAACGTAGCTAGGAGGGTAAAAGTGGATATAAGGTGGAGTACAACCTAAATGTTGACAAATTGCTGAATAAGCCACTATTGATTTATTAGGACCTACCCCTCCCGGGAAATCGTAAGTTTTTCCAGTTTGAGGTACTACGACTTTAGTAGGTTGAATCTCAACTGGTTTTCCGCTAGAGTCCCCTAAGTTTATCAAGAAGTTTGGTTCACCAGTCATTGGGTATTCAAAAATTATTATGTATGGACTATTTACTGGTAAAGAAGAAGCTTTTATTGGATTTCCAGAGGAATCTACTAAGAGCGATTTCGGGAAACCGGTGGTCACAGTAACCGTAGGTGGAACGAGAACTCTAACCCCCGGAATGATTCCTACAACTGCAGCTGCAGCTATTCCAAATATCAAAGACTTTAGGAACTTTCTCCTCTTTTCATCTACACTACCTACGTTTTTGTTAGTGTAATTAAATAAATAGTCCTCCCCTTTGCTCACGAATTCTTTCACGTCAAATCTAGTCTTAGGATCTCTCATCTTACTCGCTAACTTCCTGAAGAAGGTTAAGTTAGAGTAATCTAAGATTTCCCTTTCTTCACCTTTACCTAATCTAAACTTTATCAAAATTAATCACTAAAAAATAAGATGGTTGGAAAAAATTTATCTTTTCCTCGTTGGACTAATAATATCAATTATACGTTTTTTCTCATGATAAGTCATTAGAGAGAATCCTATAATAGGGGATATCATATAAACTAAGATTAAGTATCCATCTATGCCTAAAAATACTGTTGAGATTATAATGAAATATCCTATGCCAGCTGAATAATTACCTTTGATTATCGATATTATAATTCCCATAGCCGAGAGACCTAAAGCTAATACTAGGAGCGTAATATGGTAAGGATTATAGAGGTCAATTCCAAGTGTTGAAGGTAATATCATGTCCATTAAAATTTCCAAGTATCTATTGTTAACTATTGAGTGTAATAAAAAGATGAATGGGATAAAAGCTAATACACCAGTAAATAAGCTAACGTAATTTCTGGCACTTCTCTTTTCTCCCCATAATATAACGTAGATTAAGAAACCTAGTAGTGAGATTAAATAAATTGTAATATAACTTGTAAAAAGCGCATGATGAAAAACGTTTAGTAGTA includes:
- a CDS encoding MFS transporter codes for the protein MIKKDNFFYLSLSTSLSTFGNSLWIFYLPLILLKIGLDVTLQGIIYSIATILGIILSPVSGILVDRYSARLVLFSFTTLASLLNLILYFGITYNLRDFLLACVILYLSLIPPFISVASKVILAESKRPAQAYGLFLSIASTPSIIGPFLGSFLISNGLSLLISSFINVVSAVLRLKVFEVKGNNIDQRGIISGIISALMQLKQKRLMILSISLGLFSLIASPDSYILIIYSVDHLGFDKTTLGIFYSVQTLLYTVVPALIGRIASRKTLILAYILEGISFYLLTVTGSTIVGFMIMTLLVFSAIAWEVSFFGEVAKIGGRGVKFGILSGISSSSTAITLGFSGYLYQISSTLLFYSYVVLILFSLLAYIIALYKGS
- the soxL2 gene encoding Rieske iron-sulfur protein SoxL2; this encodes MIKFRLGKGEEREILDYSNLTFFRKLASKMRDPKTRFDVKEFVSKGEDYLFNYTNKNVGSVDEKRRKFLKSLIFGIAAAAVVGIIPGVRVLVPPTVTVTTGFPKSLLVDSSGNPIKASSLPVNSPYIIIFEYPMTGEPNFLINLGDSSGKPVEIQPTKVVVPQTGKTYDFPGGVGPNKSIVAYSAICQHLGCTPPYIHFYPPSYVNPRQLTASEPDQLTAAALLAAKEANVPALIHCDCHGSTYDPYHGGAVLTGPTVRPLPSVILEWDSSTDYLYAIGSVGVATYPNGSNGIPSQDPTDDLSSSFGSPVGDKTTVTETENPFSS
- a CDS encoding undecaprenyl-diphosphate phosphatase is translated as MDAILIGIILGIVQGISEWIPISSKTQILLVSTLILGLSFSQGYAFGLFMEIGTIFAAIIYFRREVYNVILAIVKLGKGGDLKLLVYLIVVTIITGIVGVPIYLFIVNLITGPVVGIPMSILGLVLIIDGLVIYLSRKKFVPNRSLKDMRLKDFIIIGIAQGLAALPGVSRSGMTTSALLLLGVKPEEAFRLSFLALIPAALGAIGVSVIISKHTVTNVIHIISLNALVISIIVATLVSLILIESLLRFAKSNRILLLVFTLGAIALISGIISGLTSYLP
- a CDS encoding HPP family protein, which codes for MEAGNAKKIVSVLNLIISISLLVLITIITRTEFILPPFIATASTKYADPDWKMNRNLTVLSSYLLCSVIAVLFSLFNLSSIVYATLASFLSFLVEVVLNIEHPPSLLVTFLGVLEKVKLFYILHPVLTGVIVIEGVNYLLVRYLEPKLKGI
- a CDS encoding antibiotic biosynthesis monooxygenase, encoding MINVGLYYKVKKGYEKDFEEKFLEVLGILKKTNSGLIEAKLYKSVEDPTDYLIYTEWKDIESFKKFTLSEEYKNTINYGKNILEGKPKHRILKELNT
- a CDS encoding MFS transporter yields the protein MNPFKPLDDKKLSWFHWKSLITTGMGVFTDGYDLSSVGIVLLTVLSSFGITQKSSDYVLYTSLISGSALIGAAIGAIVFGLLSNMGRKKFYGIDVTLLTIGAILQAFVSNPLELVLIRLLLGIGVGADYVLSPMIMAEHSNAKDRGKIIALGFGLFWGFGATTAALLYLALSAINLSPDLIWRIVLASGAIPAASVIYLRRKIPETARFLGRVKGDIPTLKNVVKEVTGQEVMISKDLKDYNSFSYYFSKYWRKFLAACILWFLFDIVAYSGILFGPSLIAKSLGINSGVFQLYIEAIFTIPGGLIALSLIDRVGRKPLQIIGFIGMALSLFSFSLYKDFAGLYFSPLIAFAIYGMNNFSSQVGPGSVSASGMLGVELSPTKVRGFIQSLTVASGRIGAALTSFVFPALFNAYGESFAVGFLGSVALVSAIITLLFIPETKSKPLEEASGETLLEEERIIK
- the cbsB gene encoding cytochrome b558/566 subunit B, with amino-acid sequence MNFFEQLKGNLNLFLIILGISSFLQFAFKEAFMYPSILPLNVPNEGILEALGGIFFYVYFFTLIVISVLLIQKYKLMTLISASLIISLFVPLIPNYNTSFLWYSFEIFIVVIGISLMIESILKSSPYSLLLLPTMFMVDIGLLGSILLNVFHHALFTSYITIYLISLLGFLIYVILWGEKRSARNYVSLFTGVLAFIPFIFLLHSIVNNRYLEILMDMILPSTLGIDLYNPYHITLLVLALGLSAMGIIISIIKGNYSAGIGYFIIISTVFLGIDGYLILVYMISPIIGFSLMTYHEKKRIIDIISPTRKR
- the soxC gene encoding proton pump complex cytochrome B SoxC gives rise to the protein MGVSDWFRERLGLDDLPFFRTPDYMYNVNYWLGSLVAAAFIYTVISGLILLLYYNPEAGYSSTEFIIQKVPYGSVILYSHLYGAYAMIILAYVHMFRNYFAGAYKKPRELLWIIGVIMLVLTLGTAFLGYSLIGDALATSAVDVGEGIISSIPGLSIFIPILFGNYDAGDYGRVLAWHIIFVALIGLLFAFHFFLAEHYGMMPSKKVKDKAPAVYTKEEWQKFNPWWPRNFVYMMSLIFLTWGFILLIPNALAYLNGLPQQLNPFLNPKPAPPPNSPAAAHITTYPPWFFLFLYKIADFTSDVVIFLFIGVIIPLLYLILVPFIDRSPYLSLTKRRLFTAFGILMITYLIQTTIWGDLTPGVEIPIAQQVMVYLPPAIITLVGVFVMPAKTNNKAIANPLSILILLVTSILFGGALVTLIASPSLLTIIAFTLFTLVFILSIKNISPIALKIEKQEQTIITPEKPRNRELKKKIAEVLISILFIFAVILASQLWVIPATGYLSNLFGIDLGLIFIMLGEAISLYHYVVYRRD